The Candidatus Hydrogenedentota bacterium nucleotide sequence ACCAGGCATTTGACCTCGAAGGTGCGCAACTGCTCGCTGATTTCCGGGCTCTTGTACGCGATGGGCAGCATTCCCACGTCGATGCCGCTGACCGTTACGCGCAGGGTTGTTTCGCCGGTTTTCAGGCGCGGATAGTATTCTCCGGGCATAAAGGCCGATACTTCCAGCACGCTGGTATCCGCGACGCGGATGATGGGGGTTCCGGCCTCGCCATATTCGCCGACCTTCTTGCCGCGATAACTGATGAAGCCGCTGATCGGACTGAGAATCAGGGAGTCGTCGAGGCGCTTCTTAGCGACCTCCACCGCGGCGGCCGCTTTCTTTTCTTGTTCGCTGTACAGCCTCACGGCGGTCTTGGCGCGTTGCAGTTGCGCTTCCGAAACCGTGAAACCCGCCCGTACCTGGTCCAAGGCGTCGGCGGGAACCGCGTTCTGTTCAAACAGGCGTTCAATCCGATCGTGGTCCAGTTTGGCCTTGTCGTATTGGGCCTGAGCGGCGACCACCTGCGCTTCCCCGTCCAGGCGCGCACATTCCGCCACCGACAGGTCCTGCAGCGCCATTTCGTAGGCCTGGGTCACCACCTCTTTGTCTATCTGGAAGAGCGGGGTCTGGCCGGCTTCAACGCGGTCCCCTTCCTCGACAAACACGTCCGTGACCACGCCGTTCATGCGGGGCGC carries:
- a CDS encoding efflux RND transporter periplasmic adaptor subunit, producing the protein MIIRRNQLAIALSALALMAGCERSDNAAPQQAGTERRFPVAVAAVQERTFEERVTVQGTVLPKSYAMVAPRMNGVVTDVFVEEGDRVEAGQTPLFQIDKEVVTQAYEMALQDLSVAECARLDGEAQVVAAQAQYDKAKLDHDRIERLFEQNAVPADALDQVRAGFTVSEAQLQRAKTAVRLYSEQEKKAAAAVEVAKKRLDDSLILSPISGFISYRGKKVGEYGEAGTPIIRVADTSVLEVSAFMPGEYYPRLKTGETTLRVTVSGIDVGMLPIAYKSPEISEQLRTFEVKCLVETPPEGVAPGAIAQVDAVLETRTGPGVPQDVIQMREGKSMVFVLDGDKAKAVEIHAGLATDGWTEVLDGVLAAGTPIIVKGYNLVNDGSPVDVVGEEK